One Verrucomicrobiota bacterium DNA segment encodes these proteins:
- the purB gene encoding adenylosuccinate lyase, with translation MIPNVLAERYASPAMRDIWSAEGRVILEREYWIAVMRGQQALGLDLPEEAIEAYESVKAQVNLASIADRERLTRHDVKARIDEFCALAGHQQVHKGMTSRDLTENVEQLQVFRSLELVRTKTASSLLLLAKRADEYKSLPLTGRTHNVAAQLTTFGKRIAMFGEELLAGFASLERFVETYAARGLKGAVGTQLDQLTLFEGDSKRVAELESRIVEHLGMASAFTNVGQVYPRSLDLETVSLLCQLASGPSSLAKTLRLMAGHELASEGFLPGQVGSSAMPHKMNSRSCERVNGFHTILKGHLTMASGLAGDQWNEGDVSCSVVRRIVLPDAFFAYDGLLETFLTILGQMEAYPAVVESEVDRYLPFLLTTTVLMEAVKAGAGREEAHQVIKEHALQTVRDLREGRVARNDFFDRLASDERLPLDRNALLGIEANGRSTLGNALPQAEHFIARAREAAARTPGAAEYRVGQIL, from the coding sequence ATGATTCCCAACGTCCTTGCCGAGCGCTATGCCTCCCCTGCCATGCGGGATATCTGGTCTGCAGAGGGACGGGTCATTCTGGAGCGAGAGTATTGGATCGCGGTCATGCGAGGACAGCAGGCGCTTGGGCTGGACCTACCGGAAGAGGCCATCGAAGCCTACGAGTCGGTCAAGGCGCAGGTGAACTTGGCTTCCATCGCAGATCGAGAACGGCTCACGCGTCATGATGTCAAAGCGCGCATTGATGAGTTTTGTGCCCTGGCCGGCCATCAGCAAGTCCACAAGGGCATGACGAGCCGCGATCTCACCGAAAATGTCGAACAACTACAAGTCTTCCGCTCTCTTGAGTTGGTTCGCACGAAAACGGCTTCCAGCCTGCTGCTTCTGGCGAAGCGTGCGGACGAGTACAAGTCCCTCCCTCTCACGGGACGGACTCACAATGTGGCGGCCCAGTTGACGACCTTTGGCAAGCGAATCGCCATGTTCGGAGAGGAACTTTTGGCTGGCTTTGCCTCCCTCGAGCGGTTCGTGGAAACCTATGCCGCCCGTGGCCTCAAGGGAGCAGTCGGAACGCAGCTTGACCAATTGACGCTCTTCGAAGGAGATTCCAAGAGAGTGGCTGAGCTGGAGAGCCGCATCGTGGAGCATCTCGGAATGGCCTCGGCCTTCACCAACGTCGGGCAGGTTTATCCACGCAGCCTCGATTTGGAAACAGTCAGCTTGCTCTGTCAACTAGCCTCCGGGCCTTCCTCACTCGCGAAAACTCTGCGATTGATGGCCGGGCACGAATTGGCAAGCGAGGGCTTTCTCCCTGGCCAGGTGGGCTCCTCTGCCATGCCGCATAAGATGAACAGCCGCTCCTGCGAGCGGGTCAATGGCTTCCATACCATTCTCAAGGGACACCTGACCATGGCCAGCGGGCTGGCAGGCGATCAATGGAACGAGGGAGATGTGTCTTGCTCCGTCGTGCGAAGAATCGTTTTACCGGATGCCTTTTTTGCCTATGACGGGCTGCTCGAGACCTTCCTCACCATTCTCGGCCAGATGGAAGCCTACCCCGCCGTGGTGGAATCTGAAGTCGACCGCTATCTGCCCTTCCTTCTCACGACGACCGTGCTCATGGAAGCCGTCAAGGCAGGGGCCGGTCGGGAAGAAGCTCATCAAGTCATCAAGGAGCATGCCCTTCAAACGGTGCGCGATCTTCGCGAGGGCCGCGTGGCCAGAAATGACTTTTTCGATCGATTGGCTTCGGACGAAAGGCTGCCGCTCGATCGCAACGCTCTCCTCGGGATCGAGGCCAATGGACGCAGCACCCTCGGAAACGCTCTCCCGCAAGCCGAGCACTTCATCGCTCGCGCGAGAGAAGCGGCTGCCCGCACCCCCGGGGCAGCCGAATATCGTGTCGGGCAGATTCTCTAG
- a CDS encoding AI-2E family transporter: MANFTRGFQVLLILASLVVLLTGLKLATDLLTQFMLAFFLAVLGYPVVSFLRNRRFPKWLAVLLTVVMMLSVLVGLVFVGSGLATDFQDKIDDYALRLQVTVSNQIDGMTRWVQGVFGEEPAAAFRRGAAAFVNERVIQQWVGSLDFVSVFNRIASVLKTTFFVILLVVFMLAEGGGFGRKMAKIRRLRGPNFSKVMAAASDIQKYLGIKTIVSAITGVLAGLLCYGANLDFPLLWAMVAFGLNYIPAIGSVIASLPPIFIALVLFGLPQAIVVLVGYLIINITLGNFVEPMLLGRRFGISTLVVIVSVIFWGWIWGWVGMFLAVPLTMLLKVLLDDSDEFAWLGVLIGKEPPRAAAILLGEAPAVGSGEEERVSG, translated from the coding sequence ATGGCTAACTTCACTCGCGGTTTTCAGGTTCTGCTGATTCTGGCTTCTCTGGTTGTTCTCTTGACCGGGTTGAAGCTGGCGACCGACCTCTTAACGCAGTTCATGCTGGCCTTCTTCTTGGCCGTCTTGGGCTATCCGGTGGTGAGTTTTTTGCGTAATCGACGTTTTCCCAAGTGGTTAGCTGTCCTTTTGACGGTCGTGATGATGCTGTCAGTGCTGGTGGGATTGGTTTTTGTGGGAAGTGGTTTGGCGACCGATTTCCAGGACAAAATCGACGACTATGCCCTGCGCTTGCAGGTCACCGTTTCCAATCAAATCGATGGCATGACCCGTTGGGTGCAGGGAGTCTTTGGAGAAGAGCCTGCGGCGGCTTTTCGGCGAGGGGCGGCCGCTTTCGTGAATGAACGGGTCATCCAGCAGTGGGTGGGCTCGCTCGATTTCGTGTCGGTCTTCAACCGGATCGCAAGCGTCCTGAAAACGACCTTCTTTGTCATCTTGCTGGTGGTTTTCATGTTGGCGGAGGGGGGAGGATTTGGTCGGAAAATGGCCAAGATCCGTCGCCTGCGCGGTCCCAACTTTTCCAAGGTGATGGCGGCGGCCAGCGACATTCAGAAATATCTCGGAATCAAAACCATCGTGAGTGCCATTACCGGGGTTTTGGCCGGATTGCTATGCTACGGAGCCAACCTCGATTTTCCGCTTCTGTGGGCCATGGTGGCCTTTGGCCTCAATTACATTCCTGCGATTGGTTCCGTCATCGCGTCTCTCCCGCCGATTTTCATCGCACTCGTTTTGTTCGGCTTGCCCCAGGCGATCGTCGTTCTGGTGGGATACCTCATCATCAACATCACCCTCGGAAATTTCGTGGAGCCCATGCTGTTGGGTCGCCGTTTTGGAATTTCCACCTTGGTCGTGATCGTTTCGGTGATTTTCTGGGGTTGGATCTGGGGCTGGGTGGGAATGTTTCTGGCGGTCCCGCTCACCATGTTGCTGAAAGTGCTTCTGGACGACTCCGATGAGTTTGCCTGGCTCGGGGTCTTGATTGGCAAAGAGCCTCCGCGGGCGGCCGCCATTCTCTTAGGAGAAGCGCCAGCGGTCGGGAGTGGTGAAGAGGAGCGCGTTTCCGGCTAA